The proteins below come from a single Neospora caninum Liverpool complete genome, chromosome IX genomic window:
- a CDS encoding ankyrin repeat domain protein, related codes for MEAGRKLVLAARDGKLRDCKELLKLLPAIDFAEPPLMRTAFWHAAWKGHEAVCRLLLEKGAAINHQDFEGRTPLHEAAHHGHAHIVKFLLENNAAIDLPDAIVEILLKGGAETNFVTPDELTSFHFAAFEGSPELAKYLYYKGSWRNRFSLQERIEAERAEQLIADQSSLSAERTKPEGVVAAEATDTAGDLIEAASLEKEAIPVPEADQEKEQEAEGNGQNRTPESAATRLSSFGGFDDTLEDGNHEVAERSIHSVDSVDHARETEGEADEGTDFPVTGSKEAEKGEQGEDKTSAELDDGTEEDSRDTGDVGEV; via the exons ATG GAGGCAGGCCGAAAGCTCGTCTTGGCAGCACGAGATGGGAAACTTCGAGACTGCAAGGAGTTGCTGAAGTTGCTGCCTGCAATCGACTTTGCAGAGCCGCCG CTTATGCGGACTGCCTTCTGGCACGCCGCATGGAAAGGCCATGAAGCCGTTTGTCGTCTGCTGCTCGAAAAAGGTGCCGCCATTAACCATCAGGATTTCGAAGGCAGAACGCCCTTACACGAGGCAGCTCACCATGGCCACGCACACATCGTTAAGTTCTTGCTTGAGAATAATGCGGCGATCGACTTGCCCGATGCG ATTGTTGAAATTCTCTTAAAGGGTGGGGCGGAAACCAACTTCGTCACTCCA GACGAACTGACATCTTTCCACTTCGCAGCCTTCGAGGGGAGTCCTGAACTGGCGAAGTACTTGTATTACAAGGGCTCCTGGCGAAACCGCTTTTCACTCCAAGAGAGGATCGAAGCTGAACGAGCGGAGCAGCTGATAGCTGACCAATCATCCCTTAGCGCTGAGAGGACGAAACCGGAAGGAGTGGTCGCTGCAGAAGCAACGGACACTGCAGGAGATCTGATTGAGGCGGCAAGtctggagaaagaagccATACCCGTTCCCGAAGCAGAccaggaaaaggaacaggaGGCTGAAGGAAATGGACAGAATCGAACTCCCGAAAGCGCGGCAACGCGCTTGTCGAGCTTCGGAGGCTTTGACGATACACTGGAAGATGGCAACCACGAGGTTGCCGAGAGGTCGATCCATTCAGTGGACTCTGTGGACCACGCCCGAGAAACTGAAGGAGAGGCTGACGAAGGAACTGACTTCCCTGTAACAGGGTCAAAAGAGGCTGAaaaaggagaacaaggagaggaCAAAACTAGCGCTGAACTGGATGATGGTACAGAAGAGGACTCCCGCGATACGGGAGACGTAGGGGAGGTTTAA